A portion of the Flavobacterium magnum genome contains these proteins:
- a CDS encoding fibronectin type III domain-containing protein, with the protein MRTKITLLTFIALLLFSNGYSQCWQSVAAGYESSAAIKTDGTLWTWGWNAFGQLGLGNTTNVTTPAKVGTATWKVVSVGSESTNSAYTMAIQTNGTLWGWGGNGNGELGIGNTVQQNSPVQVGTATNWKYVYAGLNHTIAIKTDGTMWAWGRNTYGQLGDGTTTNRLSPVQVGTDTNWKMATSGGSNTFALKTDGTLWACGDNAGYYGNGTTVNSNVPIQISAATDWQSISRTMGSILAIKTDGTLWAWGDNNFGELGIGSAAPVSYTPVQVGSSTWKSAYAAWGSSFGIKTDGTLWAWGDNAKGQLGDNTVVNKSSPVQIGTANDWASVGTGLSYTFGIKTDGSMSGWGANQIYQLGLGNTTEYHVPTAINCYSGCTTAVEGLYPTTTFTPACSGSQETITVDAWAGEYSNVNVLANRSYTFRSSVSTDFITITNAAATVIYVSGTTPVSWVSNNAEVIRYFLNTNASCGSQQTSRVRYVTCADLSCNTPGGLTAGSITGTSATISWTAASPAPASGYEYYYSDINTAPTTTASGSVSAGVLSKSLTGLTAGVRYYYWVRSKCSATISGNWVAGGSFVAQDNAPCLNGTQYPSTNFTPACTGSQETIVTNAWAGEYTVVNVVPNKKYTFRSSVGTDYISVVSSDGLTVYATGVTPVTWSSNAVSGTIKYYFHLSSGCGTQQTSRTRYITCEDACGQPSNVTVSNVSATSASVSWTAPAVAPGADYQYYLSTVATAPTPATAATAGTGSITTSLSLSDLTPSTTYYFWLRSRCSGNNTSDWTSGGAFTTPACELPSNITISNITAGSATLSWTPPSSLPAFGYQYYYSMSNTAPSASDAPSGSVSPSVSSVSINLLPSSTYFVWMRSRCGLSAYSNWVLVGSAVTFSCESVTNVSIRSVYEGFLVVEFDRPAEAPTGYDYYVSTSATEPTATTQETGAFYVSTVDEGYVFNLMSSTTYYVWMRSNCGSISRGPWISAGSATTLACVPPTSVSIGNVYSTTAEFNTTGYNSLQYYYNTTGVAPTASTASMGYAFSNPGTLQGLSPSTTYYLWVRSYCDTFAYSDWVAASPFTTDQGREIIGSFVNNTTGSTTSFNQSDSVTFTFSLVTPGYWTGAGNLYLWAQSYNEAQANMQPSPNNGTFNAPLPASALTANPNGTYSVTLNPVSSYFANQVNLGRLEFTIKNASGSKYSLPAYAVVVDPIPAPAASDQVFCSQVSVASLVATGSNIKWYTASSGGTALASDSLLTTGAYYASQTINGSESLARKKINVTVNTVSVTPASSEICGSEIQALTVNASINNPVRQLGSGVSTNTNYTPYQGYWGGARSQAVYTASELSALGLHSGSPINSIGYKVTSGTPIQLSNFTIKAGFTTVNVLEDFIQSPDYTVFTQASYVPQTGNGEIDYTLSTPLVWDGISNLLVETCYNNNNNGGTPVNNLNVESSEVATKLYKHVKVDNEPNICSRATIYEPAVRPNLRILSAPETMMTWSPVEGLYTDATATVPYVAGENRAVVYAKPSTFTVYTSTVVSPSCTIVNTASVDAHFTPAPESSKQYFCSGATVANLNAVGSNIKWYDAENNLLTSGTMLQTGLYFVTQTAHGCESTKAAVSVIINDTPAPAATAQSFCFEATVADLAATGTDLQWFDSENHVLALTDSIHTGTYYVSQTGHGCESPKTVVPVTIFNTAAPISADQEFCGTATVSELTAVGDNIRWYDGSNHIVSDSDVLQSGVYFVTQTQNGCESDRTMVIVTVNQTPAPAAESQTFCGVALVSDLNALGSGLRWYDAEDILLAPTDMLSTGTYYVSQSVAGCESEKTAVTVTVNSTPSASAADQAFCAGAIVADLIASGTDLRWYDNDHLLSSPDALLETGIYYVSQTAHGCESDMTPINVTINPSTTSEETATACDSYEWNGREYTESGDYTYEGVNAFGCTHTSTLHLTVNRSTTTDETATACGSYLWHGVTYTNSGDYTYSGTNATGCTETGTLHLTVSHTAAPTATAQSFCSGSISSLTAAGTDIKWYASPTGGTALGADTALEMGTYYASQTLGGCESDRTAVSVTVQVGMPSAASPQTFVCGARRTNLSATGTTLRWYTTPSGGTAMASSDLLASGTYYVTQTIDGCQSSRRAVEVIVNTIAAPVSNDQTHCYNATVANLTASGTDIRWYATAAGGTALSTGTQLTAGTYYASQKTGSCESARTAVLVTLSGPALPDAPQAQAYNCGSRRTSLVATGTGLKWYTSPMGGTPMLSSAQLVTGPYYVSQTIDGCEGPRREVSVTILYPSAPTASTQFFCTAATVANLYATGSGIKWYASETDTTPLASTTPLVTATYYASQTNSMMCESARTAVEVITGGAPMPEAPSPQTFVCGTRRPSLAATGSGLAWYTVPSGGTALSSTAVLSTGTYYVSQTVSGCVSGRRAVSVIITNPSAPAATAQVLCSGSTVANLAAAGTSLKWYTSQAGGTALATGTILSGGTYYVSQSVGGCESDRTAVSVTINTVAMPDAPSPQVFSCNVKRPALTATGTNLLWYTVATGGSALPSTAQLATGTYYVSQTIDGCTSARRAVSVSVNATAPPAVSDQSLCQGKLVSDLVATGTALRWYASASGGTSLAGSSQLTAGTYYVSQTLNGCESLRAAANVTLISCMVRMPEMVQQETLSQEAVAAGYGIRIFPNPTSSLLNIRSDGDFRAEHVVILDSAGRVVLEQKGTEVIDVSRFAAGVYILRATSGERQYQAKFVKE; encoded by the coding sequence ATGAGGACAAAAATTACGTTACTTACCTTTATTGCATTACTTCTTTTCTCAAATGGATACAGCCAGTGCTGGCAAAGTGTCGCGGCCGGCTATGAGAGCAGTGCAGCCATAAAGACTGATGGCACACTGTGGACGTGGGGCTGGAACGCTTTCGGGCAACTGGGCCTTGGAAATACCACCAATGTAACCACGCCGGCGAAAGTGGGGACTGCCACCTGGAAGGTGGTAAGCGTGGGTTCTGAAAGCACGAATTCGGCCTACACCATGGCCATCCAGACCAACGGAACCCTTTGGGGCTGGGGAGGAAACGGCAATGGCGAGCTGGGTATCGGAAATACGGTCCAACAGAACAGCCCGGTCCAGGTAGGTACGGCCACAAACTGGAAATACGTCTATGCGGGTCTCAATCACACCATCGCGATCAAGACAGACGGAACAATGTGGGCCTGGGGTAGGAATACTTATGGCCAGCTTGGCGACGGTACGACCACAAACCGCCTGAGTCCGGTTCAGGTAGGAACTGATACGAACTGGAAGATGGCCACGTCAGGAGGCAGCAATACATTTGCACTGAAGACCGACGGGACGCTCTGGGCATGTGGGGACAATGCGGGTTATTACGGAAACGGAACCACAGTAAATTCCAACGTGCCTATCCAGATAAGTGCCGCAACAGACTGGCAGAGTATTTCGCGCACCATGGGAAGTATACTGGCTATAAAGACTGACGGGACATTATGGGCCTGGGGAGACAATAACTTCGGCGAATTGGGCATAGGCAGTGCGGCGCCGGTAAGCTACACTCCCGTCCAAGTGGGCTCATCCACATGGAAATCCGCCTACGCAGCCTGGGGTTCCAGTTTCGGAATCAAGACAGACGGCACATTATGGGCGTGGGGTGACAATGCAAAAGGGCAGCTTGGTGACAATACCGTGGTGAACAAGTCATCTCCGGTGCAAATCGGAACTGCCAATGACTGGGCCTCGGTAGGTACCGGCCTTTCGTATACATTCGGCATCAAGACCGATGGCTCCATGTCAGGTTGGGGTGCCAATCAGATTTACCAGCTTGGTTTAGGCAACACAACAGAATACCACGTTCCCACGGCCATCAATTGTTACTCCGGCTGTACGACCGCTGTCGAGGGTTTATACCCAACGACTACATTTACGCCGGCCTGCAGCGGAAGCCAGGAAACCATTACCGTCGACGCCTGGGCAGGGGAGTATAGCAACGTCAACGTACTGGCCAATAGGTCATACACATTCCGGAGTTCTGTAAGCACTGATTTTATTACCATCACCAATGCCGCGGCCACCGTGATTTATGTAAGCGGCACCACACCTGTTTCCTGGGTTTCAAACAATGCGGAGGTCATCCGTTATTTCCTGAATACCAATGCATCCTGTGGATCACAGCAGACCAGCAGGGTAAGGTATGTCACCTGTGCCGACCTGAGCTGCAATACGCCGGGCGGACTCACGGCAGGCAGCATCACGGGAACGTCGGCCACGATTTCCTGGACTGCCGCATCGCCGGCACCCGCGTCAGGATATGAATATTATTATTCCGATATCAATACTGCGCCTACTACGACAGCATCCGGCAGTGTGTCCGCAGGCGTTTTGTCAAAATCCCTAACGGGATTAACGGCTGGCGTGCGCTACTATTACTGGGTTCGCTCCAAATGTTCCGCAACCATCTCAGGGAACTGGGTTGCAGGAGGCAGTTTTGTTGCTCAGGATAACGCGCCCTGCCTCAACGGGACACAATATCCAAGCACCAACTTTACACCCGCTTGCACCGGAAGCCAGGAAACCATCGTAACGAATGCGTGGGCAGGCGAGTATACCGTGGTGAATGTCGTGCCAAATAAAAAATACACTTTCAGGAGTTCTGTTGGCACAGATTACATTTCTGTGGTCAGCTCAGACGGGCTGACGGTTTATGCAACGGGAGTCACCCCGGTGACCTGGTCGTCTAACGCCGTATCGGGCACAATCAAATATTATTTCCACCTGAGTTCGGGATGTGGGACACAACAAACCAGCCGCACCAGATACATCACCTGCGAAGACGCCTGCGGGCAGCCTTCTAACGTTACTGTAAGCAATGTAAGTGCCACGTCGGCATCCGTGTCATGGACCGCGCCGGCAGTGGCCCCGGGAGCCGACTACCAATATTATCTGTCTACCGTAGCAACAGCACCAACGCCGGCAACCGCTGCTACGGCGGGTACGGGTAGCATCACCACGAGCTTGTCTTTGAGTGACCTCACACCTTCTACCACGTATTACTTCTGGTTGCGCTCAAGGTGCAGCGGCAATAATACAAGTGATTGGACAAGCGGCGGCGCATTCACCACACCGGCTTGCGAATTGCCTTCGAATATCACCATTTCCAATATAACAGCAGGTTCAGCTACGCTGTCATGGACACCGCCATCATCATTACCGGCGTTCGGTTATCAATATTATTACAGCATGTCCAACACGGCGCCGTCCGCTTCTGATGCACCGTCGGGCAGCGTCAGTCCGAGCGTTTCATCGGTATCGATCAACCTGCTGCCATCCAGCACCTATTTTGTCTGGATGCGCTCGCGATGCGGCTTATCCGCGTACAGCAATTGGGTATTGGTGGGAAGCGCGGTGACCTTTAGCTGTGAGTCCGTTACAAATGTATCAATCAGGTCAGTGTACGAAGGATTCCTGGTAGTCGAGTTTGACCGGCCGGCAGAAGCGCCAACAGGGTACGATTACTATGTCAGTACTTCCGCTACAGAGCCCACGGCGACGACGCAGGAAACAGGTGCTTTTTACGTCAGTACAGTCGATGAAGGTTACGTTTTCAACCTGATGTCCTCTACAACTTACTATGTCTGGATGCGATCAAATTGCGGCAGTATCTCCAGAGGTCCGTGGATTTCGGCCGGATCAGCCACAACACTGGCATGTGTGCCCCCGACGAGCGTGAGCATTGGCAATGTGTATTCGACCACTGCTGAATTCAATACTACCGGATATAACTCTTTACAATATTATTACAATACCACAGGGGTTGCACCAACAGCGTCGACTGCCAGTATGGGCTATGCGTTTTCAAATCCGGGAACGTTGCAGGGGCTGTCACCTTCAACGACCTATTACCTGTGGGTGCGCTCCTATTGCGATACTTTCGCTTATAGCGACTGGGTCGCAGCTTCACCTTTCACAACTGACCAGGGCCGCGAGATCATCGGTAGTTTTGTGAATAATACGACAGGAAGCACCACGTCGTTTAATCAATCTGATTCGGTCACGTTCACCTTTAGTCTGGTCACTCCGGGTTACTGGACCGGTGCCGGTAATTTATACCTTTGGGCCCAGTCATATAACGAGGCCCAGGCCAATATGCAGCCTTCGCCAAATAACGGCACGTTTAATGCGCCGCTGCCGGCGAGCGCCCTGACCGCCAACCCTAATGGAACGTATTCCGTAACATTAAATCCCGTAAGCAGTTATTTTGCGAACCAGGTCAATCTGGGACGTTTGGAATTTACAATTAAGAATGCGAGCGGTTCAAAATATAGTTTACCTGCGTATGCCGTTGTTGTTGATCCGATTCCTGCGCCGGCTGCTTCAGATCAGGTGTTCTGCAGCCAGGTATCCGTTGCCAGCCTCGTGGCTACCGGATCTAATATTAAGTGGTACACGGCTTCATCAGGAGGTACTGCCTTAGCGTCAGACAGCTTGCTGACGACGGGAGCTTATTACGCATCCCAAACCATTAATGGCAGCGAGAGTCTTGCCCGCAAGAAAATTAATGTAACCGTGAACACGGTGTCCGTTACGCCTGCGTCGAGTGAAATCTGCGGCAGCGAAATCCAGGCATTGACGGTAAATGCCAGTATCAATAACCCGGTACGGCAATTGGGGTCAGGTGTTTCCACCAACACCAATTACACTCCGTATCAGGGATATTGGGGCGGCGCCAGAAGCCAGGCGGTGTATACGGCCAGCGAGTTGTCTGCTCTCGGATTGCATTCAGGCAGCCCAATCAACTCCATCGGTTATAAGGTGACCTCCGGAACGCCAATCCAACTCAGCAATTTTACAATAAAAGCGGGATTCACTACGGTAAATGTGCTCGAAGATTTTATCCAAAGCCCTGATTACACGGTCTTCACGCAGGCTTCGTATGTTCCGCAAACCGGTAACGGCGAGATAGATTACACGCTCTCGACACCATTGGTCTGGGACGGGATCTCTAACCTGTTGGTTGAAACCTGCTACAACAACAATAACAATGGCGGAACGCCGGTCAATAATTTAAATGTCGAATCATCCGAGGTTGCCACGAAATTGTACAAGCATGTGAAAGTGGACAACGAGCCTAACATTTGCAGTCGCGCCACTATTTATGAGCCTGCCGTGAGGCCGAATCTCAGGATACTGAGCGCGCCGGAGACCATGATGACCTGGTCGCCTGTGGAAGGGTTGTACACGGATGCAACGGCAACTGTCCCTTACGTTGCAGGAGAAAACCGCGCTGTAGTCTATGCGAAACCCAGCACTTTTACGGTTTATACTTCCACCGTGGTGTCGCCAAGCTGTACTATCGTTAATACGGCGTCAGTAGATGCGCATTTTACACCCGCTCCTGAATCCTCGAAGCAATATTTCTGTTCGGGTGCGACCGTAGCTAACCTGAATGCTGTGGGAAGCAATATCAAATGGTATGACGCCGAAAACAATCTGCTCACTTCAGGCACCATGTTGCAAACCGGATTGTATTTTGTTACGCAAACTGCTCATGGCTGCGAAAGCACCAAGGCAGCGGTTTCGGTCATAATTAATGATACACCCGCTCCGGCAGCGACAGCGCAGTCGTTCTGTTTTGAAGCGACTGTGGCCGATTTGGCTGCGACGGGTACCGATCTACAATGGTTCGACAGCGAAAACCATGTTCTGGCATTGACAGACAGCATCCACACCGGGACGTATTACGTTTCCCAAACGGGACACGGTTGTGAAAGCCCTAAAACGGTAGTTCCGGTGACCATTTTCAATACCGCTGCGCCAATATCGGCAGATCAGGAATTTTGCGGAACGGCCACCGTATCTGAATTGACGGCCGTCGGAGACAATATCAGATGGTACGATGGATCAAATCATATTGTCAGCGATTCCGATGTCCTTCAGAGTGGTGTCTATTTTGTGACGCAAACCCAAAACGGTTGTGAAAGTGACCGCACTATGGTTATCGTGACCGTAAACCAGACGCCGGCACCTGCAGCCGAAAGCCAGACATTCTGCGGAGTAGCCTTAGTCTCGGATCTGAATGCTCTTGGTTCTGGTCTCAGGTGGTACGACGCCGAAGACATTCTTTTGGCACCAACCGATATGTTGTCGACTGGCACATACTATGTGTCACAGAGTGTAGCGGGTTGCGAAAGCGAAAAGACAGCAGTGACTGTAACCGTTAACAGCACACCATCGGCATCGGCAGCTGACCAGGCATTTTGTGCCGGTGCCATCGTAGCCGATTTGATTGCTTCAGGAACTGATTTAAGATGGTATGATAACGACCATTTGCTTTCATCACCTGATGCTTTATTGGAAACCGGAATATATTATGTGTCGCAAACTGCCCATGGTTGTGAAAGCGACATGACCCCAATCAATGTCACCATCAACCCGTCAACGACCTCTGAAGAGACGGCGACGGCATGCGACAGCTACGAGTGGAACGGCCGTGAGTATACCGAAAGCGGCGACTACACCTACGAGGGCGTGAACGCCTTTGGCTGTACGCATACCTCCACGCTGCACCTGACGGTGAACCGCAGCACCACCACCGATGAGACGGCAACAGCCTGCGGCTCCTACCTGTGGCACGGTGTGACCTACACCAACAGCGGCGATTATACCTACAGCGGCACGAATGCCACGGGCTGTACCGAGACCGGTACCCTGCACCTGACGGTGAGCCACACCGCGGCCCCGACGGCCACGGCGCAGTCGTTCTGCAGCGGCAGCATCTCGAGCCTTACGGCAGCGGGCACCGACATCAAATGGTACGCTTCCCCGACAGGAGGTACTGCCCTTGGCGCCGATACGGCCCTGGAGATGGGAACCTATTACGCCAGCCAGACCCTGGGCGGCTGCGAGAGCGACCGCACTGCGGTCAGCGTGACGGTACAGGTGGGCATGCCATCGGCAGCCTCACCTCAGACTTTCGTATGCGGGGCCAGGAGGACGAACCTCTCGGCCACGGGCACCACGCTGAGGTGGTACACCACACCTTCGGGCGGCACGGCCATGGCCTCCTCAGACCTTCTGGCCAGCGGCACCTATTACGTGACCCAGACCATCGACGGCTGCCAGAGCTCGAGAAGGGCCGTTGAGGTGATCGTCAATACGATCGCCGCACCGGTGTCAAACGACCAGACCCATTGCTATAACGCTACGGTGGCCAACCTTACGGCCAGCGGCACCGACATCAGGTGGTATGCCACCGCCGCAGGCGGTACGGCACTGTCCACGGGCACGCAGCTTACTGCGGGCACCTACTACGCCTCACAGAAGACGGGCAGCTGCGAGAGCGCCAGGACGGCAGTCCTTGTGACGCTTTCGGGCCCTGCGCTTCCCGATGCGCCACAGGCACAGGCCTACAACTGCGGATCCAGGAGGACAAGCCTGGTGGCTACGGGCACGGGCCTTAAATGGTACACGTCGCCTATGGGCGGCACCCCGATGCTCTCCTCAGCGCAGCTCGTTACGGGCCCTTATTATGTGAGCCAGACCATCGACGGCTGTGAAGGCCCGAGGAGGGAAGTATCGGTGACGATCCTGTACCCTTCGGCGCCGACCGCCTCCACGCAGTTCTTCTGCACGGCGGCTACGGTGGCAAACCTTTACGCTACGGGCAGCGGCATCAAGTGGTATGCCTCTGAGACCGACACCACGCCGTTGGCATCGACTACCCCTTTGGTTACGGCTACCTATTACGCCTCACAGACCAATTCGATGATGTGCGAGAGCGCACGCACGGCCGTAGAGGTGATCACGGGCGGCGCACCTATGCCTGAGGCGCCCTCACCGCAGACGTTCGTTTGCGGCACCAGGCGTCCAAGCCTTGCGGCTACCGGCAGCGGGCTGGCGTGGTATACGGTACCGAGCGGCGGTACGGCACTGTCCTCTACGGCGGTGCTGTCCACGGGCACTTACTATGTGAGCCAGACCGTCAGCGGCTGCGTAAGCGGGCGCAGGGCGGTATCGGTTATCATCACCAACCCGTCGGCACCGGCTGCCACGGCGCAGGTATTGTGCTCGGGGTCTACGGTGGCCAACCTTGCGGCGGCCGGCACGTCCCTGAAATGGTACACGTCCCAGGCGGGCGGCACGGCACTGGCAACGGGGACGATACTTTCAGGCGGGACCTATTACGTATCACAGTCGGTGGGCGGCTGCGAGAGCGACCGTACGGCGGTCAGCGTGACCATCAACACCGTGGCGATGCCTGATGCGCCCTCGCCGCAGGTCTTCAGCTGCAACGTGAAGCGCCCTGCCCTTACGGCTACGGGAACCAACCTGTTATGGTATACGGTGGCCACAGGCGGATCGGCGCTGCCCTCGACGGCGCAGCTCGCCACAGGCACCTATTACGTCTCCCAGACCATCGACGGCTGCACGAGTGCGCGCCGCGCGGTATCGGTGAGCGTGAATGCTACGGCGCCACCGGCGGTATCTGACCAGTCACTTTGCCAGGGCAAGCTGGTAAGCGACCTTGTGGCTACGGGCACGGCACTGAGGTGGTATGCCTCGGCGAGCGGCGGGACTTCCCTTGCGGGGTCTTCGCAGCTTACGGCGGGCACTTACTACGTATCGCAGACCCTCAACGGCTGCGAGAGCCTTCGGGCGGCGGCCAACGTGACGCTGATCTCGTGCATGGTCAGGATGCCTGAGATGGTACAGCAGGAAACGCTCTCTCAGGAGGCGGTGGCTGCAGGGTACGGCATCAGGATATTCCCGAACCCGACCTCGTCGCTACTCAACATCAGGTCGGATGGCGACTTCAGGGCCGAGCATGTGGTGATCCTGGATTCAGCCGGCAGGGTGGTCCTCGAGCAGAAGGGCACTGAGGTGATCGACGTGTCGCGCTTTGCGGCAGGGGTATACATCCTTCGGGCGACCTCGGGCGAGAGGCAATACCAGGCGAAATTCGTCAAGGAATAA
- a CDS encoding YciI family protein, translated as MKKLILLLVTCTALQAFCQESKPVYDEALAKKLNADSHGMRKYVFCLLRTGSNTSASQQEMTALFEGHMANINKMAADGKLSVAGPFGKNDRNYRGIYIFNVDSIEEAKALTENDPAIKANVLEAEFTLFYCTAALQQIPELHEKIAKEKY; from the coding sequence ATGAAAAAATTAATTTTATTGCTCGTCACATGCACCGCATTACAGGCATTTTGCCAGGAATCCAAGCCGGTTTATGACGAAGCGCTTGCGAAAAAACTCAACGCAGACTCGCATGGTATGCGCAAATATGTTTTTTGCCTGCTCAGGACCGGCAGTAATACCTCCGCTTCGCAGCAGGAAATGACAGCACTTTTTGAAGGCCACATGGCCAATATCAACAAGATGGCGGCAGACGGTAAACTTTCGGTGGCGGGGCCATTCGGTAAAAACGATCGCAATTACCGTGGCATCTACATCTTCAATGTCGACTCGATTGAAGAAGCCAAGGCATTAACCGAAAACGACCCTGCAATAAAAGCCAATGTCCTTGAGGCGGAATTCACCTTGTTTTATTGCACTGCAGCGCTGCAGCAAATTCCAGAACTACACGAAAAAATAGCAAAAGAAAAATACTAA
- a CDS encoding PorT family protein translates to MMRKYLLFFVLIGYQAIAQIEFVPGFYIDNNGVRTNCLIRDEGWRNNPTSFQYKQSPDQQSTTATIERVSKFGVDQGDLYERFTVKIDQSSKNINALSKEKQPEFKEMTVFLKYVTEADISLLSYEAGDHVRFFVYNKNSAPEQLIFKDYLLDPSTIAQNNYFRQQLYTSLKSARLTQKDFEHLQYKQQDLVRVFEKYYADNGSAHTVTKETSKTAIHLAVTGGVNFSGVRLVNDAQNVDISTGMHASPGFGFEVESILPYNHGKWAIFANPNYHYLKYEETSVNPFIVDYKAVNIPIGVRHYMFLKNPSRLFLTGGYALGFSFSSALQYRGFKFDVSKGGNLFFGAGYNYGKYAIEVRYNTMQSMIVYSFWDAGYGAVQLVASYKLF, encoded by the coding sequence ATGATGAGAAAATATTTACTCTTTTTTGTACTGATTGGTTACCAGGCCATAGCGCAGATCGAGTTTGTTCCGGGATTCTACATTGACAACAATGGGGTCCGAACGAATTGCCTGATCCGTGACGAAGGCTGGCGCAACAATCCCACCAGCTTTCAATACAAGCAAAGTCCGGATCAACAAAGCACTACGGCAACGATCGAACGGGTTTCAAAGTTCGGTGTAGACCAGGGAGACCTCTATGAACGTTTTACGGTAAAAATTGACCAATCTTCTAAAAACATCAACGCCCTGAGCAAGGAAAAGCAGCCCGAATTTAAAGAAATGACGGTGTTTCTTAAATACGTCACTGAGGCCGACATCAGCCTGCTTTCCTACGAGGCAGGCGACCACGTCCGCTTTTTTGTATACAATAAAAACAGTGCGCCGGAACAGCTGATTTTTAAAGATTATTTGCTGGACCCCTCCACTATCGCTCAGAACAACTACTTCAGGCAGCAGCTTTACACTTCATTGAAATCAGCCAGGCTCACGCAGAAGGATTTCGAACACCTGCAATACAAACAACAGGACCTCGTAAGGGTATTCGAAAAATATTATGCCGACAACGGCAGCGCGCACACCGTTACGAAAGAAACGTCAAAGACAGCCATACACCTTGCTGTTACGGGCGGTGTAAATTTTTCCGGTGTCCGGCTTGTCAACGACGCCCAGAATGTCGACATCAGTACAGGAATGCATGCTTCGCCGGGCTTCGGATTCGAAGTTGAATCGATATTGCCTTACAACCATGGTAAGTGGGCCATTTTCGCGAATCCCAACTACCACTATCTCAAATACGAAGAAACGTCGGTCAATCCTTTTATCGTGGATTATAAGGCCGTGAACATCCCGATCGGCGTCCGACACTACATGTTCTTAAAGAACCCTTCACGCCTGTTTCTCACGGGCGGCTACGCACTGGGGTTTTCGTTCTCCTCCGCATTACAATACCGTGGATTTAAATTTGACGTGAGCAAAGGCGGCAATTTATTCTTCGGCGCGGGCTATAATTATGGCAAATACGCTATCGAGGTCAGGTATAACACGATGCAAAGCATGATCGTATATTCCTTTTGGGATGCTGGTTACGGCGCCGTCCAATTGGTCGCATCTTACAAATTATTTTAA